In Chrysemys picta bellii isolate R12L10 chromosome 3, ASM1138683v2, whole genome shotgun sequence, a single genomic region encodes these proteins:
- the LOC135982249 gene encoding uncharacterized protein LOC135982249, with protein MMESQDRKRAPAWTEREVRDLLAIWGDESMLAELHSSKQNGKILEKVSKAMKDRGHNRDAQQCRVKIKELRQAYHKAREANGRSGAEPQTCRFYAELHAFLGGAATTTPTVCFDSINGETRNREVGSGYVEDDDDDDEDNEDSSQQGSGETGFPNSQDMFITLDLEPVTPKLTQGVLPDPEGTPGTSAPNVSPLQRLEKIRRRKRQTRDDMFTELQMSSHAERAQQNAWRQSMSECKKAQYEREERWRDESRAKQSKWRAEDDRWHQLADRRQESMLRLLEHQTDMLHVWLSCRKGSRSRDRHYSPWVTNSPPPQVPLPPHPDAQEHGGGASGHPVTPPQMIARASEGWPSISVKVLKF; from the exons atgatggagtcccaggatcgcaaaagagctccagcatggacagaacgggaggtacgggatctgctcgccatatggggagacgaatcaatgctagctgaactccatagcagtaaacaaaatggcaaaatattagaaaaagtctcaaaggccatgaaggacagaggccataacagggacgcacagcagtgccgcgtgaaaattaaggagctaaggcaagcctatcacaaagccagagaggcaaacggaaggtccggggcagagccgcaaacatgccgcttctacgcggagctgcatgcctttctagggggtgcagccaccactaccccaaccgtgtgctttgactccatcaatggagaaacacgcaacagggaagtgggttcggggtacgtggaagatgatgatgatgatgatgaagacaatgaagatagctcacagcaaggaagcggagaaaccggtttccccaacagccaggatatgtttatcaccctggacctggaaccagtaacccccaaactcacccaaggtgtgctcccagaccctgagggcacaccagggacctctg ctccaaatgtttctcctttgcagaggctagagaagattagaaggagaaaacggcagactcgggatgatatgttcacggagctccagatgtcctcccacgctgaaagagcacagcagaatgcgtggaggcagtcaatgtcagagtgcaaaaaagcacaatatgaacgagaggagaggtggcgggatgaatcgcgTGCtaaacagagcaagtggcgggctgaagatgataggtggcatcagcttgcagacagaaggcaagagtcgatgctccggctgctggagcatcaaactgatatgctccacgtatggttgagctgcaggaaaggcagcaggagcagagaccgtcACTACAGCCCCTgggtaaccaacagccctcctccccaagtcccattgcctcctcacccagacgcccaagaacacggtgggggggcctccggccacccagtcactccaccccagatgattgcccgagcatctgaaggctggccttcaataagtgttaaagttttaaagttttaa